From the genome of Bacteroidales bacterium:
ACGGTTGCTTCTTGCTTAGCCCGCAACGACAAAGTGCTGCCGATTTAGCACAAACAATTTCATTCCCGTCGACATTGGTAATTTTAAAATCGCCTTTAACAATAAAAGGCCCATTTTTTTTAATTGAGATTTCGGTATTATGTTCTGCTTTGTTTTTTATTTCTTCATCTTTTACATTATTCCTGTAATAAGTCAATGCATCGGTAGGACACCTGTTAACCACATCAATAATCTCATCGGTAGAAGCTCCGTCCATTCTCACCCACGGTCTTTCATAAGGAATAAAAACTTTGGGTAATTCGGTAAAGCAAACAGCTGCATGCACACATAAATCGGGTTTCCACACAACAGTAATTTCACCATTTGAATATTTTTTAGTTATATTTTTCATCTGAATAAAAATTATTAGAAATTATTTTTTTCTCTCGCTAACCCATGTATTCATCGGGGCACATCACTATCTCGCTCGTGAATATCCATG
Proteins encoded in this window:
- a CDS encoding (4Fe-4S)-binding protein; amino-acid sequence: MKNITKKYSNGEITVVWKPDLCVHAAVCFTELPKVFIPYERPWVRMDGASTDEIIDVVNRCPTDALTYYRNNVKDEEIKNKAEHNTEISIKKNGPFIVKGDFKITNVDGNEIVCAKSAALCRCGLSKKQPFCDGSHKGKFNIDD